A genomic stretch from Chitinophaga agri includes:
- a CDS encoding AMP-dependent synthetase/ligase — protein MEQPRRLFDVIQHQLKNFPKTDMLVGKENNVWKKYSTQEVADLTLRFSAGLLQLGIGKGDATPEGCDKIAVISPNRPEWVITDLACQQAGAILAPLYPTLSETEMEFILNDSGASILFISGQDMLDKVTPIRHKLPHLKEIFSFNKMEGVRHWLEIPALATQPDIDKIPAIRDAIQPDQLATIIYTSGTTGTPKGVMLTHNNIMSNVTACIPYLPVSQEARALSFLPLNHVFERMVTYVYLTAGVPIYYAESMDTIADNLREVKPSIFTTVPRLLEKVYEKIMAKGLELKGIKRALFFWSVELGKKYEINKSMGWWYDFQLSIANKLVFKKWREALGGNIDAVVVGSAPCQVRLLKIFTAANIPILEGYGLTETSPVISVNRVDVKDRMFGTVGPLISNIEVKLAEDGEICCKGPNITPGYYKRPDLTAESITDGWFHTGDIGVLVNNKFLKITDRKKELFKTSGGKFVAPQPIENKFKESPFIEQIMVVGDGRKFTGALIVPSFPQLESWAAKKGIHTSTHEELLQNNDIQQLYKQVVEKYNQYFSHIEQIKKFELLPKEWTIANGELSPTLKLKRKVIVQQYERQIEKIYN, from the coding sequence ATGGAGCAGCCACGAAGACTATTTGATGTAATTCAGCACCAGCTAAAAAATTTCCCGAAAACAGACATGCTGGTAGGAAAAGAAAATAATGTCTGGAAAAAGTATAGTACACAGGAAGTAGCCGATCTTACATTGCGTTTTAGCGCCGGACTGCTGCAACTGGGAATAGGCAAAGGGGATGCAACGCCCGAAGGTTGTGATAAAATCGCCGTTATCTCTCCTAATCGTCCTGAATGGGTGATCACTGATCTTGCCTGTCAGCAGGCAGGTGCTATTCTTGCGCCGCTTTATCCGACACTTAGTGAAACCGAAATGGAGTTTATCCTGAATGACTCAGGTGCCTCCATACTGTTCATCAGTGGACAGGACATGCTGGATAAAGTAACGCCTATCCGTCACAAACTGCCACATCTCAAAGAGATCTTCTCCTTTAATAAAATGGAAGGAGTTCGTCACTGGCTGGAAATACCTGCCCTGGCCACACAGCCCGACATCGACAAGATCCCTGCTATCAGAGATGCAATACAGCCAGACCAGCTGGCGACCATCATTTATACTTCCGGTACAACCGGAACACCTAAGGGAGTAATGCTTACGCATAACAACATCATGAGTAACGTTACCGCCTGTATACCTTACCTTCCTGTAAGCCAGGAAGCGAGAGCGCTGAGTTTTCTGCCGCTCAACCATGTGTTTGAACGCATGGTGACCTACGTTTATCTCACGGCCGGCGTACCTATTTACTACGCCGAAAGCATGGACACCATCGCAGATAATCTGAGAGAGGTCAAACCAAGTATCTTCACCACTGTGCCCCGTCTACTGGAAAAAGTATACGAAAAGATCATGGCAAAAGGCCTGGAACTGAAGGGTATTAAACGTGCGCTGTTCTTCTGGTCAGTAGAACTGGGCAAAAAGTATGAGATCAATAAATCAATGGGCTGGTGGTACGACTTCCAGCTGTCCATTGCCAATAAACTGGTATTTAAAAAATGGCGGGAAGCCCTCGGCGGTAATATCGATGCTGTCGTAGTAGGCTCCGCCCCCTGCCAGGTAAGGCTCCTGAAGATCTTCACGGCGGCTAACATTCCTATACTGGAAGGATATGGACTTACAGAGACCTCTCCGGTGATCAGCGTAAACCGCGTGGATGTCAAAGACCGCATGTTCGGCACGGTTGGACCTCTTATCAGTAATATTGAGGTAAAGCTGGCAGAGGATGGCGAGATCTGTTGTAAAGGCCCCAACATTACACCTGGTTATTACAAAAGACCCGACCTTACTGCTGAATCCATCACGGATGGCTGGTTCCATACAGGAGATATTGGTGTACTTGTGAATAACAAGTTCCTTAAGATCACCGACCGCAAAAAAGAACTCTTCAAAACGTCAGGTGGTAAATTTGTGGCACCCCAACCTATCGAAAACAAGTTCAAGGAGTCTCCTTTTATCGAACAGATCATGGTGGTCGGAGACGGCCGTAAATTCACCGGCGCCCTGATCGTACCTTCCTTTCCTCAGCTGGAAAGCTGGGCGGCCAAAAAAGGCATCCACACATCCACACATGAAGAACTGCTACAAAACAATGATATTCAACAACTTTACAAACAGGTAGTAGAGAAATACAACCAGTATTTCAGTCATATCGAACAGATCAAGAAGTTCGAATTACTACCTAAAGAGTGGACAATTGCCAATGGCGAGCTGTCACCTACGCTCAAATTAAAGCGAAAAGTCATCGTTCAACAGTATGAGCGACAGATTGAAAAAATTTATAATTAA
- a CDS encoding 2TM domain-containing protein, translated as METTTQRDERLWKIAKARASFRSSLLIYLIMNAFFWALWFITTENGYRGGTPWPVWPALGWGLGLAFQYFNAWHRDPFGDAVREYEKLQEEKQRRGI; from the coding sequence ATGGAAACAACCACGCAACGAGACGAAAGACTTTGGAAGATTGCCAAAGCAAGGGCATCTTTCAGATCATCCCTACTCATCTATCTTATTATGAACGCATTCTTCTGGGCCCTCTGGTTCATTACAACGGAAAACGGGTACCGGGGCGGCACACCATGGCCAGTATGGCCAGCATTAGGATGGGGACTGGGACTCGCATTCCAGTACTTCAACGCATGGCATCGTGATCCGTTTGGCGATGCCGTAAGAGAATATGAAAAACTGCAGGAAGAGAAACAGCGCAGAGGCATATAA
- a CDS encoding MFS transporter: MEKTLQDTAKVQAQQAASNTVFSILLALSFSHLINDTIQSLIPAIYPIVKDSLRLSFSQIGLITLTYQLTASLLQPLVGIYTDKHPQPYSLAIGMAFTLLGLISLSQAHHFYLVLASVALVGVGSSIFHPEASRLAYMASGGKHGMAQSLFQLGGNAGSSLGPLLAAMIIVPKGQSSISWFALAALLAIVVMINIANWYKNNTHRIRAKSKSTGEVHHVQLSRGKVVFALSILLILIFSKYFYMASMTSYYTFYLIDKFHVSVQSAQVYLFIFLFAIAAGTFIGGPVGDKIGRKYVIWISILGVAPFSLLLPHANLLWTSVLSVFIGVILSSAFSAILVYAQELVPGKVGMIAGLFFGLAFGMGGIGSALLGKLADNTSISYVFDVCAYLPLIGLLTGFLPEVEGSGRKK; encoded by the coding sequence ATGGAAAAGACTTTACAGGACACTGCCAAAGTACAGGCACAACAGGCTGCCAGTAATACCGTATTCTCTATATTGCTGGCACTCAGTTTCTCACACCTGATCAATGATACGATTCAGTCATTGATCCCAGCGATCTATCCTATCGTAAAGGACTCTCTCAGACTGAGCTTCAGCCAGATAGGCCTGATCACACTTACCTATCAGCTCACAGCATCATTACTGCAACCGCTGGTAGGCATATACACTGATAAACATCCACAGCCCTATTCCCTGGCCATTGGTATGGCCTTCACCCTGCTCGGGCTTATCAGCCTGTCACAGGCGCATCACTTCTACCTGGTACTGGCATCTGTTGCGCTGGTGGGTGTAGGCTCCTCTATCTTCCACCCCGAGGCTTCCAGGCTTGCCTATATGGCCTCAGGTGGTAAGCATGGTATGGCACAGTCACTCTTCCAGCTGGGAGGCAATGCCGGTAGTTCACTGGGACCATTACTGGCAGCTATGATCATTGTACCGAAGGGACAATCCAGTATCAGCTGGTTTGCGTTAGCCGCCTTACTGGCCATTGTTGTAATGATCAATATTGCCAACTGGTATAAGAACAATACACACCGCATCCGTGCAAAATCAAAAAGCACGGGCGAGGTACATCATGTACAGCTATCCAGGGGCAAGGTGGTATTTGCATTGAGCATACTCCTGATACTGATCTTCTCCAAGTATTTCTACATGGCCAGTATGACCAGCTATTATACTTTCTATCTTATAGACAAGTTCCATGTATCTGTACAGAGCGCACAGGTATACCTGTTCATTTTCCTGTTTGCTATTGCAGCCGGTACATTTATCGGTGGGCCTGTTGGTGATAAAATAGGAAGGAAGTATGTCATCTGGATCTCTATTCTCGGTGTAGCACCGTTCTCGTTATTGCTGCCACATGCTAATCTGCTGTGGACATCAGTGCTCAGTGTCTTCATTGGCGTGATACTGTCGTCTGCCTTTTCTGCCATACTGGTATATGCGCAGGAACTGGTTCCCGGCAAAGTAGGTATGATCGCAGGTTTATTCTTCGGACTTGCATTTGGAATGGGCGGTATTGGGTCGGCTTTGCTTGGCAAACTGGCTGACAACACCAGCATCAGTTATGTGTTTGACGTTTGTGCTTATCTCCCGCTGATTGGTCTGCTCACAGGCTTCCTGCCCGAAGTAGAAGGTTCAGGTAGAAAGAAATAA
- a CDS encoding FadR/GntR family transcriptional regulator — protein MTTIRKNSLADEVAQRLQEQISLGTYKPGEKLPTEPALMQTFGVGRSSIREAVRILANSGVLRVQQGLGTFVEASAGIDEPLPQRLKRAAADDLDEVRLLLEIKIAQKAAVNRSAADLEKMERYLRQRKEAAMTDDITAAIEADINFHISIAEASGNSILTDLYKTVAHHLKNHFLARFKNAETFRETQQLHKNLLNSITAQEPQKAWQWAQRISQHNNEEPIK, from the coding sequence ATGACTACAATCAGAAAGAACAGCCTGGCCGATGAGGTGGCCCAGCGACTGCAGGAACAGATCTCACTCGGCACCTATAAACCAGGAGAGAAACTACCGACCGAACCGGCTTTAATGCAAACTTTTGGCGTGGGCCGGTCTTCCATACGGGAAGCTGTACGCATACTGGCCAACTCAGGTGTATTACGTGTACAACAGGGGCTGGGCACCTTCGTAGAGGCTAGTGCCGGCATTGATGAACCACTTCCCCAGCGGCTGAAACGGGCAGCCGCCGACGACCTGGATGAGGTCAGGCTGTTGCTGGAAATCAAGATCGCTCAAAAAGCCGCTGTAAACCGGTCCGCCGCTGACCTGGAAAAGATGGAGCGCTATCTCCGCCAGCGAAAAGAAGCAGCAATGACAGATGATATAACCGCTGCCATTGAAGCAGATATCAACTTTCACATCAGTATCGCAGAGGCATCTGGCAATAGTATTCTGACCGATCTGTACAAGACTGTGGCGCATCACCTGAAAAACCACTTCCTTGCCCGGTTCAAAAATGCCGAAACCTTCAGGGAAACCCAGCAACTGCATAAAAATCTGCTTAACAGCATTACCGCACAGGAACCACAGAAAGCCTGGCAGTGGGCGCAGCGCATCTCACAACACAATAACGAAGAGCCAATAAAATAA
- a CDS encoding tetratricopeptide repeat protein: MKAFNFFILYRLPLGILFLVGGVALGITVGWWEAVIPLLIAVICIVTHFMFGPMRLVQEAVEAGDIEKAMGMMDKIAFPKLLYKPIRSVYYFMQSNMAMYNKDLDKAEATIRQSIQSGSPMKEYEGMQYFQLGTIAYQKNDLKEADQNLKKAVRMGLPDKENTAAALLTLASIAMSRRDFRTAKDYLRRAKTQKATTAQIVSQIKELDKYLSRMPG; the protein is encoded by the coding sequence ATGAAAGCATTTAATTTTTTTATTCTATATCGTCTGCCATTAGGCATCCTTTTCCTGGTGGGTGGTGTGGCACTGGGTATTACCGTTGGATGGTGGGAAGCAGTTATTCCTTTGCTGATAGCTGTGATATGCATTGTTACGCATTTTATGTTCGGGCCAATGAGACTGGTGCAGGAAGCTGTTGAAGCCGGAGATATTGAAAAGGCGATGGGAATGATGGATAAAATCGCTTTCCCTAAACTGCTGTACAAACCGATCCGCTCCGTATACTACTTTATGCAGAGTAACATGGCGATGTACAATAAAGACCTGGATAAAGCTGAAGCAACTATCCGCCAGAGTATCCAGTCCGGTAGTCCGATGAAGGAATACGAGGGGATGCAGTACTTCCAGCTGGGTACAATTGCTTACCAGAAGAACGACCTCAAAGAAGCCGATCAGAACCTGAAAAAGGCAGTGCGTATGGGGCTTCCAGATAAGGAAAACACAGCCGCCGCATTGCTGACCCTGGCTTCCATTGCTATGAGTCGCCGCGATTTCAGGACTGCTAAAGATTACCTCCGCAGGGCGAAAACGCAGAAAGCTACTACCGCTCAGATAGTTAGTCAGATCAAAGAATTAGATAAATATCTTTCCCGTATGCCAGGTTGA
- a CDS encoding MarC family protein, translating into MFSLDLFNFDQILAITFTLFAVIDIVGSIPVLISLKEKLGHIDSGKATIASGFLMVLFLLVGEPFLNLLSVDVHSFAVAGSIVIFVIGLEMILGVEFFKSEKDTKTGSLIPIAFPLIAGSGTLTTIMSLKANYKETNILAGILLNLVIIFIVLRSLSWIERILGKAGLMVVRKFFGVILLAIAVKIFKSNLTK; encoded by the coding sequence ATGTTCAGTCTCGACCTGTTCAATTTTGACCAGATACTGGCTATTACCTTTACGCTTTTTGCCGTAATTGATATTGTTGGTTCTATCCCCGTTCTGATTTCACTGAAGGAAAAACTGGGCCATATTGATTCCGGTAAGGCTACCATTGCTTCCGGTTTCCTGATGGTACTGTTCCTGCTGGTAGGAGAGCCCTTCCTGAACCTGCTCAGTGTTGACGTCCACTCCTTTGCTGTTGCAGGCTCTATTGTGATCTTTGTGATCGGACTGGAAATGATCCTCGGGGTAGAGTTCTTCAAAAGTGAGAAGGACACAAAAACAGGGAGCCTGATCCCGATCGCCTTCCCCCTGATTGCAGGTTCCGGTACGCTGACCACTATTATGTCGCTGAAAGCCAATTATAAAGAGACGAATATCCTGGCGGGAATACTCCTTAATCTGGTGATCATTTTCATCGTATTGCGTTCCCTGAGCTGGATAGAACGTATCCTGGGTAAAGCGGGGCTGATGGTAGTACGTAAGTTCTTCGGCGTGATCCTGTTGGCTATCGCGGTAAAAATCTTCAAGAGCAATCTTACAAAGTGA
- a CDS encoding leucine-rich repeat domain-containing protein, translating to MKTTTPQIVSLSAIREKFDLSAYDVISNLDKGDVIFFDGDTHIDGHLNLDYTDSIHQEARLVFVNGNLIVAGDIAIRDYRPWLLVTGNVTCDVLYSGDNTTYINGDANVKYAYYGYYNDGSITVEGTTYVPYVLNSDHHSDITPEGAVLINLYSDDNDFFEYDYTSEELESKLVKAALDKSGMPDGWKFIEVLKAGKSPFLKNARPAKKENEEEIAKIAEGDTTAITELDLTDKKLKAFPLSLIKLTNLRKLILNDNDIEELPEEISSLTNLEELSLYGCKLKALPSSIGALKQLHTLNISSNFNLRTFPESIVNLTSLKVLKADHVSLELPATFKLPPNLEEISLYGAYRDRSNAADFPEAMLSLQHLKVLDLRDNYFKELPTSLEQVQSLEAFMWTGSNTDSDQFPDFTKFTHLKKLVISRKLLSWKEEVFDIPSLEYLVIDRNSEQKEYFDQTTADIWLEMMEEDPAQYGHLKKIIANKKLEADGRFSYILNPGVTPEDIQHINKLPKLKYLDLSFNKLPYLPDTIYELKVLEYIDLRYNSFSEEEQAKIAANLPGVQVIFND from the coding sequence ATGAAAACCACAACTCCCCAAATCGTTTCCCTGTCTGCCATCCGGGAGAAATTTGACCTGTCAGCATATGACGTGATCAGTAACCTCGATAAGGGTGACGTCATCTTCTTTGACGGTGATACACATATTGACGGCCATCTTAACCTTGATTATACGGATAGCATCCACCAGGAAGCCAGGCTTGTTTTTGTGAACGGCAATCTCATTGTCGCCGGAGATATTGCTATCAGGGATTATCGCCCCTGGCTACTGGTAACCGGCAATGTGACCTGTGATGTGCTATACAGTGGCGATAATACAACCTACATCAACGGAGATGCCAACGTGAAATATGCATACTATGGATACTATAACGATGGCAGTATTACAGTGGAAGGCACCACCTATGTTCCCTACGTACTGAACTCAGACCACCATTCTGACATCACGCCTGAAGGAGCTGTACTGATCAATCTTTACAGTGACGACAATGATTTCTTTGAATACGATTATACGAGTGAAGAACTTGAATCCAAGCTGGTCAAAGCTGCTTTAGATAAAAGTGGTATGCCAGATGGCTGGAAGTTCATTGAAGTGCTGAAAGCCGGCAAATCGCCCTTCCTGAAGAACGCCAGACCCGCGAAGAAAGAAAATGAGGAAGAGATCGCGAAGATCGCTGAAGGCGATACTACCGCTATCACCGAACTAGATCTGACCGATAAAAAGCTAAAGGCATTCCCGTTATCACTCATCAAACTGACTAATCTGCGCAAGCTGATCCTGAATGACAATGATATAGAGGAACTGCCGGAAGAAATAAGCAGTTTAACGAACCTGGAAGAATTGTCATTGTATGGCTGCAAGCTGAAAGCCTTGCCATCATCCATCGGCGCATTAAAGCAGTTACACACGCTTAATATCAGCAGTAATTTCAACTTACGCACGTTCCCTGAAAGTATTGTCAATTTGACCAGTTTGAAGGTCTTGAAAGCAGATCATGTAAGCCTGGAGTTACCAGCAACATTTAAATTGCCACCGAACCTTGAAGAGATCAGTTTATATGGAGCATATAGGGATCGCAGTAATGCGGCTGACTTTCCGGAGGCAATGCTTTCACTGCAGCACCTGAAAGTGCTTGATCTACGGGATAATTATTTCAAAGAACTACCAACGTCGCTTGAGCAGGTACAATCACTGGAAGCATTTATGTGGACGGGTAGTAACACAGATTCCGATCAGTTTCCTGATTTCACAAAATTCACCCACCTCAAAAAACTGGTCATCAGCAGAAAGCTGCTTAGCTGGAAAGAAGAGGTATTTGATATCCCATCACTGGAATACCTGGTAATAGACAGGAACAGTGAACAGAAAGAGTACTTTGATCAAACCACAGCGGATATCTGGCTGGAGATGATGGAAGAGGACCCTGCACAATATGGGCATCTTAAAAAAATTATTGCCAATAAAAAGCTGGAAGCGGATGGTAGATTTTCGTATATCCTGAATCCCGGCGTCACCCCTGAAGACATACAGCATATCAACAAGTTGCCGAAGCTGAAGTACCTGGATCTCTCTTTTAATAAACTTCCCTATTTACCAGATACGATCTATGAGCTGAAGGTGCTGGAATATATCGACTTACGTTACAACTCATTTAGCGAAGAAGAGCAGGCAAAAATAGCGGCAAATCTCCCTGGTGTGCAGGTCATCTTCAATGATTGA
- a CDS encoding glycosyltransferase family 2 protein yields the protein MSSQTAAYPLVSIVVATYNGAKYIEAQMDSLIAQTYPNTEIIVVDDRSTDNTFEILERYAQKYPHVHAYENEVNLGYIKNFEKGITLSKGSYISFSDQDDIWVPEKTTELMAAIGDYPMITSDSEIVTQDLQKRWNHSDLKAIQDFDNPLCFATDNCVAGHALIMKRAIAEAAMPFPNMPHDLWLGFFTTLHGTIKYLDKPFVKWRQHGNNVTSKHTGTKLRIDATKFRIRTFRDACPPAFAKEKKVFAALLETYESYSLVHNFNRMRLYFVYKRYLLAMKKRNPFRKFLYCIKMFFQMREHP from the coding sequence ATGTCAAGCCAAACAGCAGCGTACCCCCTGGTATCGATAGTGGTAGCTACCTACAACGGAGCAAAGTATATTGAGGCACAAATGGATTCGCTGATTGCGCAAACATATCCCAATACCGAAATCATTGTGGTGGACGACCGCAGTACCGATAACACCTTCGAAATACTGGAAAGATATGCCCAAAAATATCCGCATGTACATGCATATGAGAATGAGGTGAACCTGGGATACATCAAGAACTTCGAAAAAGGCATCACGCTTTCAAAGGGCAGCTATATCTCCTTTTCCGACCAGGACGACATCTGGGTGCCGGAGAAAACAACTGAGCTGATGGCTGCCATAGGAGATTACCCCATGATCACCTCCGACTCTGAGATCGTGACGCAAGACCTCCAGAAGCGCTGGAACCATTCCGATCTGAAAGCCATACAGGACTTTGACAATCCGCTTTGTTTTGCTACGGATAACTGTGTGGCAGGACACGCATTGATCATGAAAAGAGCCATCGCAGAAGCGGCTATGCCATTCCCCAATATGCCACATGACCTCTGGCTGGGGTTCTTCACAACGCTGCATGGCACGATTAAGTACCTGGATAAACCATTTGTAAAATGGAGACAACATGGTAATAATGTAACCAGTAAGCATACTGGTACCAAACTGAGGATAGATGCGACCAAGTTCAGGATCCGGACATTCCGCGATGCCTGTCCGCCGGCATTTGCAAAAGAGAAGAAAGTTTTTGCTGCCCTGCTGGAAACCTATGAAAGCTATTCTCTGGTACATAACTTCAATCGCATGCGTTTATACTTTGTGTATAAAAGATATCTGCTGGCGATGAAGAAGCGTAACCCATTCAGGAAATTCCTTTATTGTATAAAGATGTTTTTCCAGATGCGTGAACATCCATAG
- a CDS encoding DUF3375 domain-containing protein — translation MNKDDLYWLISTSPAIQMLRLRNTQWILPFLYGVFKEENRFSISESQLTRLLAETLGQQDDGTEDLEEAKINFGEDEETRARKYILNWVQKRLLQDLPDAEGNTQYQLSAYTEKVFQWMQALQLRQHVGTESRFKLLFNSLRDIVENTEDDRAKKLEILKNKRSELDKEIKALELGIVPDRYNNAQVEERLELFTRLCYELISDFREVEDNFKSIHRTIVEQHTKAEQSKGAIIGFAFEAYDSLRNSNQGKSFYAFWDFLISRAGQEEWRELTEQLLHTVEERKISADEQFLQNIKSMLLQQGKTVYDANDKMAEKLSRIISEKEIARHRRLRKQINSIKEFVFDLREENQDIDCGISIDDGAQIKMVMEKKLALEQKKANVEVKQPSNATEQIADIERFSRLLNTSFINRKQLWQKVEHVLKGKQTATLKEVLEESPLEYGLAEIISYYDFLREKSSRAYIVKNTTELIPLNPEQTRFVEVPYLLFGK, via the coding sequence ATGAATAAAGACGATCTATATTGGCTAATATCCACCTCGCCAGCTATACAAATGCTACGCTTGCGGAATACGCAATGGATTTTACCCTTCCTATATGGTGTTTTTAAGGAGGAGAACCGGTTTTCCATATCAGAAAGCCAACTCACCCGTCTGCTTGCCGAAACCCTTGGGCAGCAGGATGATGGTACCGAAGATCTGGAAGAAGCAAAGATCAACTTTGGAGAGGATGAAGAGACCCGCGCCAGAAAGTATATCCTGAACTGGGTGCAGAAAAGACTGTTGCAGGACTTACCGGACGCTGAAGGTAATACCCAGTATCAGCTGAGTGCTTACACCGAAAAGGTTTTTCAGTGGATGCAGGCCTTACAGCTGCGTCAACACGTAGGTACTGAAAGCCGGTTTAAACTGCTTTTCAACTCCCTGCGGGATATTGTGGAGAATACGGAAGATGACAGGGCTAAAAAACTGGAAATATTAAAGAACAAGCGATCGGAACTGGATAAAGAGATCAAGGCGCTGGAGCTGGGTATCGTTCCGGACAGGTATAACAACGCCCAGGTGGAAGAACGCCTGGAGCTGTTTACCCGACTGTGCTATGAACTGATCAGTGACTTCCGCGAAGTGGAAGATAACTTCAAATCCATTCACCGTACTATCGTAGAGCAACATACCAAAGCAGAACAAAGCAAAGGGGCCATCATTGGTTTCGCATTTGAAGCCTATGATTCCCTGCGCAACAGTAATCAGGGGAAGAGTTTCTATGCTTTCTGGGACTTCCTCATCTCCCGTGCCGGACAGGAGGAATGGCGCGAGTTGACGGAGCAGTTGCTGCATACAGTTGAAGAAAGGAAGATCAGTGCAGATGAACAGTTCCTTCAGAATATCAAATCAATGCTGTTGCAGCAGGGTAAAACGGTATATGATGCCAACGATAAAATGGCTGAAAAGCTGAGTCGTATCATTTCTGAAAAAGAAATTGCCCGCCATCGACGCTTGCGTAAGCAGATCAACAGTATCAAGGAGTTCGTTTTTGACCTGAGAGAAGAAAACCAGGACATTGACTGCGGTATTTCCATTGATGACGGTGCCCAGATCAAAATGGTTATGGAGAAGAAGCTGGCACTGGAGCAAAAGAAAGCCAATGTGGAAGTGAAACAACCTTCCAATGCGACAGAACAGATAGCCGATATAGAGCGTTTCAGCCGCCTGCTGAATACCTCTTTCATCAACAGAAAACAGCTGTGGCAGAAAGTAGAACATGTGCTGAAAGGTAAACAGACGGCCACACTGAAAGAAGTGCTGGAAGAATCACCACTGGAATATGGGCTGGCGGAAATCATCAGTTACTATGATTTTCTGCGTGAGAAATCCAGTCGCGCATACATCGTAAAGAACACTACTGAACTGATACCGTTAAATCCGGAGCAGACAAGATTTGTAGAAGTTCCATATCTATTATTTGGAAAATAA
- a CDS encoding DUF4194 domain-containing protein — protein MSTAKILPYAAVVVKLLKGPVEYVEKGAWEKLLQYKVELTGFLQQLGLYLVLDEQDGYAFVKHALSEDDEAYVSWVHRRSFSYEESIMLVLLREMMAEFEISESASRELIKKRREIKEYAELFFKEGASRIKFLKEIDKLIDKVEESGFLHRIENHEVPDEQKFRIRKIIKAKVDSEALETFQQQLSELAVGSTVEAE, from the coding sequence ATGAGCACAGCGAAAATACTACCTTATGCAGCAGTAGTGGTAAAACTATTGAAAGGCCCCGTAGAATATGTAGAGAAAGGTGCATGGGAAAAACTGTTGCAATATAAGGTCGAACTGACCGGTTTCCTGCAGCAGCTCGGCCTGTACCTCGTGTTAGATGAACAGGACGGGTATGCTTTTGTAAAACATGCATTGTCTGAAGATGATGAAGCATATGTGAGCTGGGTACACCGTCGTTCTTTCAGCTATGAGGAAAGCATTATGCTGGTACTTTTGCGTGAAATGATGGCTGAATTTGAGATCAGTGAGTCAGCTTCCCGTGAACTGATCAAGAAACGCCGTGAGATAAAAGAATACGCAGAGCTCTTCTTCAAGGAAGGTGCCAGCCGTATCAAATTCCTGAAAGAGATCGACAAGCTGATTGACAAAGTGGAAGAAAGCGGATTCCTGCATCGCATAGAAAATCATGAAGTGCCGGACGAACAAAAGTTCAGGATCAGAAAAATTATTAAAGCAAAGGTAGACAGTGAAGCGCTCGAGACTTTCCAGCAGCAACTCAGCGAACTGGCAGTTGGCAGCACTGTAGAGGCGGAATAA